The window gctgagCGATTGGTCACCTCTCGCTGTAACTCATCCACTCTCTTCTGCAGCTCAGCGCGCTTCGCCAACAGCTCCTTGTAGCGCTGATGAACAGGttcctggcaaaaaaaaaaaaaaaggccaatgTGTCAGACTTGGGCGCAATCTATTTTTTCGTACCTTCCTGAAATTTCACCAGGGTAGATGGtatttgtgttaaaaaacaaaaacaaaaaacgcaAAAGCTCAGCTGCTGTTGATAGAAGTCATCGTAGCATGCATGACATTGTCTAGCCTACAATGCTGTGTCAAATATGCTTCTCAGACAGATCTTGCTGGATTTAAACTTATGGCTCATACTGTAGAATATGGGGTGTATGTATATGGGGGTGGAAGAGGCTCAGTCCATAGGGAGTTGGGTTAGGAACCGGAGGGtcactggttcaagtccccgtatggagtgtggactggtagctgaagagatgccagttcacctcctgggcactgccaaggtgttCTTGAGCAacgcaccgaacccccaactgctcggggcgctcctcactctgacatctctccattagtgtgaTAGCATCTACAGGTCCTGAGCATATTTGTAATTCAgcctgtgtttaatgtgtgtgcaacTGTACTAACAGAGTGAAAATTTAAGAATTTGAAGAACCCACACGGTGGGCTTAACAGAGATAATGTGTGGGTGTTAATGGCAGACAGGCCGTTGACTAAAATCATGCACACAGCTTTGTACGTGTTGGCTGGCTCACCTTCATCATCAGGGCTAAACCCAAAATACTCCAAAAACAGGAGCAGAGGCAGTTTTCTTTACTAGTCTAGTTTACTAGTTATCCCATCCACTTTGTATCGCCTTTTTCAACTCAGTTGCCTATTCCACCAGTAGAGACTGACCTCTGTTGGCACCTGCTGTGCACTACAACACATCACCTCAATACAGCATATCTGTGTCAGTTTAATGGAAAGAGGAGCACCTGTATTTTTGACGGTACTGAAAATCATACCTTCGGGGTTTCTAAATACCCCCGTATACCGTAATAAACTCATAGTTCAACTACTAAAATGGAACATGTATGGAGTGCAATTTCTTTTGAAAACAATAAAGGCAGGCCTTAAACTAGACACAGGTTTTTCGACATACCTGAGGTCTCATGCGAGGGTTCCAGCGGATGTAGTAGCCAACCCAAAGCTCCAGGTGACGTAAGCTGACTACAGGGAACAGCACATGGTTGGAGTAGTTCACATACAAAGGATTAGTAAACTCCTCTAGCTGGCTGTTTATATAAGCCCAGAGCGATACTGTCCTCCTGGGAACCTCCTGTAAAATAAAAGGTGTGGTTGTCATGACACTGCATGTGAACCTCCATCCTAGTAACAAACTATCTACTCCACACTTTCCCccaatattttactttaaaacatCTCATTTTGTAACGGCACCATAAAATGCTGAGCGAAACAAAATGCTCTTACTTCTTTTAACCTCTGCTGTTCGCTGTTGCACAAGAATGTCCCAAACAGGCAGCTGTACAGGTGGTCCAGGATGGTTACCAGGAAGTATTCATTAAACTCAAAGGCTGCAggaaacttaaataaaaaaaaacagcctcgTTATTGTCCTTAAAAATCATGTTCTGAAGAAATTTTCCACATATCTGCACCACTTATGGCTTACCTGGCGAGTCAACTGCCAGACACAGTCGAtgaactgaataaaaacagGTGAGCGGTCTGCGTCTGTGTGGTTCTTATCGCCATGACCAACACGCTTAAAAAACAAGACAGGACAATCAGAGATGCAACTGGAAAGGCCATCACACCTCATGCGGTTTCCGAAGCATCAAAAGTGTATGAAAACGTGTTTACCAGCTGGAAGCGGTGACCAAAGCTCAGCCACTCTTTCTCAAGCAGCACCTCGAAGCCGCGAATGGTGCGGTAGTAACCGTCTAGCATGAGCATGGCCAAGGAGGTGAGCTGGGCTGTGCGGTCCCAACCGTCACTACAGTGCACCACCACTGATGTTTTCCCAGACTCCACCTTGTCTGCAATCCGCAGTGCTCCTGCCATGatcagctgacacacacacacacacacacacacacacacacacaccttggtcAAGAGCCTGAGAATTGGCTCATCTTCCTTTCATTCCTCTTCCAGTTCGCAACCACAGTGATGCATTAGTACCTTGATGTGTTCGAGCCAATGAGTGGACTCCAGATTGGAGAGCCAGTGGGAGTCCTCAATGTTGGGGTAGACCACATCCTTCAGCTTACGGAGTGACTCTCTCATCACGTGGATATTGTGAATATCTAAGAACACCAGCTCCGCATTTTGATACGCATCCTCACTTTCAAAACCACCGCCTTTcatctgaagaaaaaaacaagtggaGACAGGGTGGGTGGTAAGATGGTTCATCCATTTAGCAAGGATAGCCTGAGCTTCCTTCCTATATGAAGGTTTTCATTTTATAGTTATAGTTTTCCCGGAAAAGAATCATCTAATAAACCTTGTTGGCAGCAGCGTTGACACTGGGCCTGGCATCAAAGATGAAGAGTTTATGGGACTGAGCATTAGCATCCATGATCGCCTGGAGGTATTTCTCATCCTCTTTACTGCGCTTCCCGTTTACTCCGACCATGGGCTGACTGCAGCGTGTCACTGTTGCCTGGCTCTCTGGATGGATCCATGACAACACCTACACACAGAGTATAAAAGAATATGATCACATACGGTCTAGCAATCCAGATGCACAGGACAGTTAGATTCATGCTGAAGACCAGTCACTCACGGGTACCCTCCCTTTTGCTCGGAAGGCAGCTACTCTCTTAAGCTCTTCGTCTGGTATGTTGACAGGCACCGCCAGAGTTGATGGGTAGGTGTCACAAACCTCGTAGTGATCGTTGACTTTTGTTATCCTCCAGCTTTCATTGGGTATACCCTTTAAAAACACAAGCAGCAACCAATGTCATAAGCTTTCTGTAACATTAAGCTAAGCAGACGGACCGTGTCGTTTAAATACCTGTCTTTTGTATTCCGAGACAGCGTCATACACCTTCCATCCGTTTTCAGGAAAGACTTGCCCATATTCAAAGGCAAAGATTGGCTGTGGAGAGTGGGAGAGAAGTTCATCCATCGGTAGCCGGTGCAGAGCTACAGTGACATAGACAGTGTGGCTGAGAATCACTCACCAGCCCGTTGGAAACAGGAAACGCAAATTTCATCAGCACTTCGAAAATGGACTTCCTGAGTGTGTCCtccatttgtttgtgtgcaaaTCGTAGATTACGTATATCCTGCGGAGAGGCAGAGCAGCAGGTCACGGTCAAACTCAGGGGTCAACAGCTGTATGTAAATATGATTTCATAGCAGTAAAGCAACTACATGCGGTAACAGTATGCTATTGTGGACATAATGTAGAGCTTGTTCATAGACTCACTCTTTCTTAATGACTATGAATTCTGATAGTATTGTTTACACAGCAGAGATGAGAGGAGGTTCATCCTCTTTGTCTTAGGCTGTGCACTGTATAACTTCTATTTACTGTGCTGTCTGGAGGTTCTTGCATCTGTAGCCTGTAAACATCTGAATTGCCATATAAAGCGAGTGTGGCTATTCCAGACCATTTCCACATTTTACTCACCTTGCAAACTAGCCCGTAGGACACATCACCACGGCTTGATGCGCTTCCAATCTTTTCCACACGACTCACCACCCCGAGGGGCAGGTCCAGCACAAATGCTGGCTCCTAGAAGCCAACAGCACATTAACAAAAACAGAACGATtctttaaaaatatgaatagtGCTTCTGGAAAATTCACGAAGCATACCCTGTCCATGCATTTGAAGAAAAGTCTGTAGTTGGTAACTGTCACTGTTCCCCTCAGTGCGCCAATGAAAGGACAGAAGTAGGTGACATCTTGggctataaaataaaataagaaaaagaatcTTGATTTagcaaagaacaaaaaaatatattacatactttaatatggaaaaaaaacaactaatttgCCTTTAATGCATGTAAGCAAAGAGAGGACCTACCCATGTCTTGCACGGTTTCATTTGGAAGTAACTGTGGCTCTTCTTTGTCTGAATCTCTAAGCACCTGCTGTGAACATTATATTAATTAGCCATGATTGTGGAGCAGTCTTTTGACCCAAAGCCATGACATTTGCTAAGCTAATCAtaataattgttattattattatttaaagagATGTGTTAGATAGTATGCAATTCACGAGATGGCATACCTTGGCAGCAGTTTTGGGCTTGACCTGAAGGGTGCGGAAAAGAGGAGAGTCATGCTTCGCTCATTATTATTAGTCATTAATCAAGCAGCAGAATGTGAGTGAACTATGTGCAGGCTACTAACCCTGAGCTCTGGAGAGAGCTCTGCAGAGGTAGCCACAGAGTCGGAGGACATCCCAGAGGGTGGCTTGGCCTGGGCAGATCGGTCAGATCGAGAGGTGGAAGAACTGGTCAGAGATAACATGACAAACAATTAAACGAAAGACCAGTAGGCTGTAACCATAGACATAAAACAATAgatgttttatatctatgggtGTAACCATTTCACTTGTGCCGAAACAGTTATTTGAATAAataattagatagatagatagatagatagcactttattgtccgtgtacacggaaatttgtcttgcaatacaagctccaacaattacaacacaacaatcaaaaagctaaaaacatagagggatcaataaaaacataaatagatAATTAATATGAGGGGGGGGCCCTGCCCTGCAAGAGTGGTGGTCTTAaatagccatacatatatagattaagtgaaagtgtgtgtgtgtgtgtgtgtgtgtggggagtacTATCACTTCTTTGCCCTCCTGTATTGATTCAGCAGAGATATTGACAGAGGAACAAATGAGTGTTTATATTTGTTCTTTCTGCAGTCTGGGACCCTATAGCGCCTCCCGGAAGGGAGGAGTTGGTACACCCCATGCAACACG is drawn from Sander vitreus isolate 19-12246 chromosome 13, sanVit1, whole genome shotgun sequence and contains these coding sequences:
- the mtmr2 gene encoding phosphatidylinositol-3,5-bisphosphate 3-phosphatase MTMR2 isoform X1; its protein translation is MEKSGSIDSLGSKRSSSRHPSVDSLSSSSTSRSDRSAQAKPPSGMSSDSVATSAELSPELRVKPKTAAKQVLRDSDKEEPQLLPNETVQDMAQDVTYFCPFIGALRGTVTVTNYRLFFKCMDREPAFVLDLPLGVVSRVEKIGSASSRGDVSYGLVCKDIRNLRFAHKQMEDTLRKSIFEVLMKFAFPVSNGLPIFAFEYGQVFPENGWKVYDAVSEYKRQGIPNESWRITKVNDHYEVCDTYPSTLAVPVNIPDEELKRVAAFRAKGRVPVLSWIHPESQATVTRCSQPMVGVNGKRSKEDEKYLQAIMDANAQSHKLFIFDARPSVNAAANKMKGGGFESEDAYQNAELVFLDIHNIHVMRESLRKLKDVVYPNIEDSHWLSNLESTHWLEHIKLIMAGALRIADKVESGKTSVVVHCSDGWDRTAQLTSLAMLMLDGYYRTIRGFEVLLEKEWLSFGHRFQLRVGHGDKNHTDADRSPVFIQFIDCVWQLTRQFPAAFEFNEYFLVTILDHLYSCLFGTFLCNSEQQRLKEEVPRRTVSLWAYINSQLEEFTNPLYVNYSNHVLFPVVSLRHLELWVGYYIRWNPRMRPQEPVHQRYKELLAKRAELQKRVDELQREVTNRSASSSSERAGSPTRSITPVQTFV
- the mtmr2 gene encoding phosphatidylinositol-3,5-bisphosphate 3-phosphatase MTMR2 isoform X2, with the translated sequence MEKSGSIDSLGSKRSSSRHPSVDSLSSSSTSRSDRSAQAKPPSGMSSDSVATSAELSPELRVKPKTAAKVLRDSDKEEPQLLPNETVQDMAQDVTYFCPFIGALRGTVTVTNYRLFFKCMDREPAFVLDLPLGVVSRVEKIGSASSRGDVSYGLVCKDIRNLRFAHKQMEDTLRKSIFEVLMKFAFPVSNGLPIFAFEYGQVFPENGWKVYDAVSEYKRQGIPNESWRITKVNDHYEVCDTYPSTLAVPVNIPDEELKRVAAFRAKGRVPVLSWIHPESQATVTRCSQPMVGVNGKRSKEDEKYLQAIMDANAQSHKLFIFDARPSVNAAANKMKGGGFESEDAYQNAELVFLDIHNIHVMRESLRKLKDVVYPNIEDSHWLSNLESTHWLEHIKLIMAGALRIADKVESGKTSVVVHCSDGWDRTAQLTSLAMLMLDGYYRTIRGFEVLLEKEWLSFGHRFQLRVGHGDKNHTDADRSPVFIQFIDCVWQLTRQFPAAFEFNEYFLVTILDHLYSCLFGTFLCNSEQQRLKEEVPRRTVSLWAYINSQLEEFTNPLYVNYSNHVLFPVVSLRHLELWVGYYIRWNPRMRPQEPVHQRYKELLAKRAELQKRVDELQREVTNRSASSSSERAGSPTRSITPVQTFV